The genomic segment CGGCGATGGCGGTGGCATTGGCCAACACGCTGTTTTTCGCCGCCGCCTCCGGTGAGAGTAAGGGCAAGGTCGCGCTCTACCTGCTGATCACGATCGCGCCGTTCGCAGTGATCGCGCCGCTGATCGGGCCTGCCCTGGACCGCGTGCAGCACGGCAGGCGCGCCGCGCTGGCGATGTCGTTCATCCTGCGCGCCGCGCTGGCGTTCGTGCTGATCATGGATTACGACGGCGCCACCGGCAGCTATCCGTCGTGGGTGCTCTACCCCTGCGCGCTGGGAATGATGGTGCTGTCCAAGTCCTTCAGTGTGCTGCGCAGCGCGGTCACCCCGCGCGTGATGCCGCCGACGATCGACCTGGTCCGGGTGAATTCACGGCTTACGATGTTCGGATTGATCGGCGGCACGATCGTCGGCGGCGGTATCGCAGCCGGGGCCGAATACCTGCTCACCACACTGTTCGAACTGCCCGGTGCGCTGTTCGTCGTGGTGTTCGTCGCCGTGGCGGGCGCCTCGCTGTCGATGCGGATCCCGCGCTGGGTGGAGGTCACCGAGGGCGAGGTGCCGGCCACCTTGACCTACCACGGCGAGAACGGGCCGATGGGTTGGGTCGACGAGCCGGCCGCGAAGACCGGCGCACGGCGACAACCCCTGGGCCGCAACATCATCACCTCGCTGTGGGGCAACTGCACGATCAAGGCGATGGTCGGGTTCCTGTTCCTGTACCCGGCGTTCGTCGCCAAGGCGCATCAAGCCAGCGGCTGGGTTCAGCTCGGCATGCTGGGCCTGCTCGGCGCCGCGGCCGGCATCGGCAACTTCGCGGGCAACTTCACCGCGGCACGAATGCGGTTGGGCCGGCCCGCGATGCTGGTCGTGCGGTGCACGATCGCGGTAACGGTAATGGCGTTGGTGGCCGCGGTCACCGGCAACCTGATCGTGGCGGCGGTGGCCACATTGGTCACCTCGGCGGCGACCGCGATCGGCAAAGCGTCGCTGGACGCGTCGCTGCAGGACGACCTGCCCGAGGAGTCACGAGCCTCGGCCTTCGGCCGCTCGGAATCGGTGCTGCAACTGGCCTGGGTGATGGGCGGGGCGATCGGGGTGCTGGTCTACACCGAACTGTGGGTCGGCTTTACCGCGATCAGCGCGCTACTGATCCTCGGTCTGGCCCAGACCATCGTCAGCTACCGCGGTAATTCACTGATCCCCGGCTTCGGCGGCAATCGCCCCGTGCTGGCCGAACCGGAGGGTGCATCGGCGGTGACCAACCGGTGAGCCGTTGGCTACGTTGGCTTTTGGTGGTCCTGGTCGTACTGGCGTCGGCCGGCGCAGGCGTCGGCGCCTGGGCTCTGACCCGCGACACAGGATCGGACCTGCCGGAGATCAGCGCCTACTCGCACGGCAAGGCCGTGCGCGTCGGGCCGTACGTGTATTGCAATGTGGTGAATCTCAACGACTGCCAGAACCCGCAGAATCAGGGCCAGCTGTCGGTCAGCGAGCGCTATCCGGTCCAGTTGTCGGTGCCGACCTCGATCGGCCGCGCGCCGTGGCGGCTGCTGCGCGTCTATGAGGACGAGCGCAATTCGACGACGACGATCTACCGGCCCAATACCGAACTGGCCGTGACGATTCCCACAGTGGACCCGCAGCGCGGCCGGCTGACCGGTGTGGTCGTGCAGCTGCTCACCCTGGTGCAGGACCAGAACGGCGAACTCAGCGACGCCCCGCACGCGGAGTGGTCGGTCCGCCTGGCCTGGCCCTAGCGACTACGCCCGCGGATGCCAGTCCCGGATGGCAGCCGCGAACTGTTCAGGCGCATCAGATTGCACGAAGTGGCCGGCGCCGTGCGCGATCACGGTCCGGTGGTCGGCGAAAGTCTGCTCCCAGCGCCGCAATTCGTCGCTCCTGAACGCGATGTCGGCGTCGCCCCAAATGATGAGTGCGGGCATGTCCGCGATGGCAGGCAGGCCGGCCTCCACCTCGGCGAGAAACGCGCGGCTGGCGGTGAGCTCGCGAGGGAAGACCGCCGACGCGTCGCGGCGCGCCGGATTGTCCAGGGCCTTCTGATAGTGGCCCATCTCGGCGCGGCTGGGTTTGGCCAGCCGATGCCCCGCGGGAACCATCAGGTTGACGAATAGGTTGAACTGCCGGATCAGCAGTCGACCGATCGGGCCGCCCATCACGTGCGACATGATCTGGACGTGCGGGGCTTCCGTCGGCCAGGCCCACGTGTTGCCCAGTACCAGTCGATCGAAGGCGTCCGGATGGTTCTCCACCACCGACAGCCCGATCGGGCCGCCCCAGTCGTGCACCACCACCGTCACCCGGCGCAGCCCGAGGGCTTCCACGAACGCGCCGACGACCTTCGCGTGCTCGACGGGTAGATAGCCATATCCCGGCGCTGCCGTCGACAACCCGAATCCGGGATAATCGATTGCTACACAACGGAATTCGGTTCTTAGCTCCTTGATGACATCGCGGTAGACGAACGACCAGGTCGGGTTGCCGTGCAGAA from the Mycolicibacterium crocinum genome contains:
- a CDS encoding MFS transporter: MANYPSDGDGYRRSEAPRRSNPTPSSNRYLPPLGEQRTESQGPPPGSRSADERATRGRGAAVRSREMGTKVYSMVQRAATADGADKSGLTALTWPVVANFAVDSAMAVALANTLFFAAASGESKGKVALYLLITIAPFAVIAPLIGPALDRVQHGRRAALAMSFILRAALAFVLIMDYDGATGSYPSWVLYPCALGMMVLSKSFSVLRSAVTPRVMPPTIDLVRVNSRLTMFGLIGGTIVGGGIAAGAEYLLTTLFELPGALFVVVFVAVAGASLSMRIPRWVEVTEGEVPATLTYHGENGPMGWVDEPAAKTGARRQPLGRNIITSLWGNCTIKAMVGFLFLYPAFVAKAHQASGWVQLGMLGLLGAAAGIGNFAGNFTAARMRLGRPAMLVVRCTIAVTVMALVAAVTGNLIVAAVATLVTSAATAIGKASLDASLQDDLPEESRASAFGRSESVLQLAWVMGGAIGVLVYTELWVGFTAISALLILGLAQTIVSYRGNSLIPGFGGNRPVLAEPEGASAVTNR
- a CDS encoding alpha/beta fold hydrolase encodes the protein MTVTQRPGWVDDALFPFVSRFIDIDGHTVHYIDEGEGPTLLFLHGNPTWSFVYRDVIKELRTEFRCVAIDYPGFGLSTAAPGYGYLPVEHAKVVGAFVEALGLRRVTVVVHDWGGPIGLSVVENHPDAFDRLVLGNTWAWPTEAPHVQIMSHVMGGPIGRLLIRQFNLFVNLMVPAGHRLAKPSRAEMGHYQKALDNPARRDASAVFPRELTASRAFLAEVEAGLPAIADMPALIIWGDADIAFRSDELRRWEQTFADHRTVIAHGAGHFVQSDAPEQFAAAIRDWHPRA
- a CDS encoding DUF2771 domain-containing protein is translated as MSRWLRWLLVVLVVLASAGAGVGAWALTRDTGSDLPEISAYSHGKAVRVGPYVYCNVVNLNDCQNPQNQGQLSVSERYPVQLSVPTSIGRAPWRLLRVYEDERNSTTTIYRPNTELAVTIPTVDPQRGRLTGVVVQLLTLVQDQNGELSDAPHAEWSVRLAWP